Within Bos mutus isolate GX-2022 chromosome 24, NWIPB_WYAK_1.1, whole genome shotgun sequence, the genomic segment CAAGATCCTTGAACAGAACTTGACTTTGATCTTGCCACCCGCTTTCTATACCAGTTTCTCAGAGGCAGTCTATCAACACTTAAGCACCATTAAGATACTCCCCCCCAAAacactaaatatatataaatcagtaAACGGgacaataaaaatcatttaaaaataattttaaaatagaacagcATAAACTATATTATTTCCAATGCCTATTGTACCCCAACAAGGTCACGCAAGGGCTGTCCTCCCAACAGTTTCCTGAATTCTGTATTTTCACCATTAAATTCCACGATAAAGTTGGAAATTCATTCACCATTTGTAAATACATATTGATGTATTTAATAACTGCATGAACTATATCTTTTTCATTCCTGAATCTCAGTATTAAGTACAGTGCCTACCATGGGTCAGGTTCTCGATACCTGAATGAATGACACAAAAATAGCCGAGACCAGCAAGTTTTTTTCTGGATGGGCTTGACAGAATTTCTGTACTTGCTGGGGTCACCATGAAATGGTCTTCAGCTTTGCATTTTCAGCAACGCAGCTTTACCAAGTTATCCTCAGGTGAGTTGTGAGACCCTTAGGAACTGATTCATGGCGGGGTGGCTTTGTAACGTGTCACCGTGACTAGGCTACGTTTCCCAGTATCCCCTTCCTGGCATGCTTCCAGTTAGGACAGGCCACGAGAGATTCTGCGTGGTAACTGGAGGGCAGATGCGCGGCAGCAGCACGCTCAGAAGGCTGGTGCAGGAGCACCAGGCACTGTTGCAGTTCACACGTCACTCATCTGCTGGCTCACCTCGTTGGTATGGGCAACAGTCAGGTCTGCGGCCAGGCCTGCAGCTGCTCCACCTTCCCCAGGATCTTCCTTCAGCTTTTCTAATTCTTGGACCAGATGCATATTTAACTCTGTGATGAAGGGCACCAGCTTCTTCTGCAGGACACCCACGTCACCGAAGTTGGAGGTGGTGAGAGGCTGACATGGCTTCCAGGCCATCCTTGTGGTTTCCAGCTCGTGCTCATGGGCGCCAGTGTGTCCTCCGTCTCCCACTTTTTACATCCATCTTCCCTTCCCGATTGCCTGCCCTGCAGACTTCAAGCTCCAGCATTAGATGCAAAGACAACAGCCTTATACAGACTGTTCAACCAGCTCCCACAATTGCATAAGATCAAATCACCTACAATAAATCCCTtaagataatatacatatttatatatacattacacacatatataaaatctttatatTAGTAGTGCTGCTTTTCTGATTGTATCTTGACACACACAGTAACCAGACTTATCTCATGAGTCAGAATGCTATTCTCAAATTTCATTTAGGGCACCACTGTCAAAATACCACCAGAATATGAGAATTGGGTGGTTGGATCCTGGGAGGGAGCAAAACAGTATGAGAAAATTATCCAGTCTTGACTCTGGCTGAAATAAGTAGGGTAAGGCAAAGGAAGGAGCAGAGAAGGATGGCAGAGGGCTATACAATGAGTTAAAGTAGAGAAATGCTTAATCTACCTCTGAATATCTAAAGCTGCAAGGCTGGGACTACAGTAATCAAGAGAGGCACATAGGCTACAAAATTTAGGAGGCCGGCACTCAGTCCCAGCCCAGTAAAGCTAAGTAATGAATCACACATGTCATTTTTTGGCACTTTATGAAAAACTGGAAAGTGAGGCAGGGCTGAGCCAAGACTGGCCCTTAGGTGGGACTTGAAGCAGGAGCTCAGACTTCTAGAAGACAGGGGCTGAGAGTAGAAACCAAGTACAAAGGTCATcaagggacaggggaggcaaGTTTTGAGGAAACATGAGCCAGGCCAGGAGCTTTCATTCTGAAGACTGCTTTGGCTGAGGGTAGGGAATGATGGTTAAGTATCAGCCGTGGGGAAAGACGCCCTTTTCGGTTTGAGGAATCCTATGTGGCACCCAAGGCCTGGGAATAACCCAGTCTCAGGAGGCATGCGTGCTTTGACAAGGTGGCACAATCCACCCTGTCTTGGTGTTTCCTATGCCACCCTAGGGGCAGCAGCTTTGTACGGGGTTTATTATGCTTAGAAGAATCCAGCTTTGTAAGGTCACTGGAAACTTGTTAATATGACACTATTACACACTACTGGATATAGGTTACAGTTAACAGTTTAGTGGCTTAACTTAAAAACAAGGCTTTTACAACCTGGGCTTGATCTTGATCCTAGGCTCTACTGATACTAGCTGTTCGACACTGGACAGGTTATTTAGTTTCTCTGAATCTCATTTTCCCTtctgcaaaaatgggcacaatcaAGCCGTTCTAAAAAGATGTTTTTGAGGATTAAACCAGGTCCATGGGAGGAACTCAACGAATAGCAGTTCCTTTCCTCATTTATTCACATTACATTCCCAATACATTCCGAACTGCTGTCTCCCTGAGGAAATGTTTAGAGACACTACCAGGTCTCATCCAAATCCATTTAGAATTATTTATGATGATGGCTTGTTTAGGCCGAAGGTGGCTTTAATCACGTCGGCTCTCCCATCCCAGCTCCCCCATCTTTAATATCCACACTTCTTATGACACTCAGGCTCCTGGGGTTTGCACTGGTTGGAGGAGATGCACAAACTTTCTActctttgtcttccttttctgCTTATTTCCTCTATAAGCTCAGAGTACTGAACAGGCCTGCTCCTCTGGTTTGGTGGTAGGTTTTCCCAGTTCCTGACTCCCACACAAGCCCTGGCAATCCATCTATGGTCCAGCCTCTGAGCAGATCAGTGTTGTCTCTGATAAAGTCGGTCTGTAAATATCACCTTGAGTCCTACAGTCTGTAGAAGCCTCCAGTCTACTGCTTTCTACCTCCAGGTTTTTTAAGGTCCTTGGACCTAGAGAAGAGGGAGCAGGTCTGTATGTTGAATCAGGTTCCCTATGTGCAAAATGAAGCATCACAAAACCATTTCCTACTCTTCCATTTCCCTTAATTATCCCTTCCCTCTCTTCTACAATCTTCCATTGCAGACAACATAGCACATCATTACTTTTCTGTTAATATGTAATGATTTCATGCATAGGGGAAACAGCTTCACCACTTGGATTAtaagctccctgaaggcaggaaTCCTATGTCTCCCGAAAGATAAGCCTCCCAAGGTCACTGATTCACCAGTGTGCCCAGCAGGGCCTCAATCAGTACCTCAGTACTCGCCCAAGTACAGGTGGAGCAGTTTCTGGCCTGCAGACACTAGTCTGCAGGACAAAGGAATCCAGGGGTTCAGGTCAACAGTTTACGCTGCCTGTCTGGCTCTGGTCAGGGCTCTCAGCAGTCCTGCAGGAGGCAGCGTTCCCCTGACCTCCTCCCACCAGCCCAGTCCTACAGTCCTCCCACCTCCCTATCCTTCCTTCCACTGCCACACCTGTAGGACAGTTCTGTGCAGCAGCTGAAACAGTTAATGACCTCAACAGGCTCCAGAAAACCTCAAGAAACACAGCCTGATTCCTTCCACTGAGGATACTTCAGTTGTGTGTGGGCCCCAATCACAAAGCCATCTCAGGACCAGATCTCCTGACCACCCCCCACTGACCAGcccatccattcatctcttggaAACTCCACAGGCCTTCAAGACCCCAAATGATGATTCTCTGAATAAAAACTTCTAAGTCTGACCCCTGTGGATTTTCTTAAGAATACGGGGGAAAAGCTTTCcttatcttcccttttctttccaattttatcACAGGGCACCATCACCTCTCCCACCATCACCTCCTGTAACCCTCCTCAAGGAGGGCCCTGGCCCAGACCTCAGGAGAAATTTCTAAGGTCCTGCACACACTCCATCACTGATGGTGACCAGAGCAGTCGTACTGGGCCTTTACCTCCCACTACGCCATGCCAAAACGCTGGCTGCTCTCACGACTCAGGGCCCACATCTGGCCAGAACCCCTCCCTCCGCCATCCCGACCCCTCACAGTGCGGGGCACACCTTGGCAACCAGACTGCTGTGTCCCGGAGGCGGGTTCCACCCAGGCTGAAAATCTCCGTGATCTGGGGAAGAATTAACATCAGGGTCAATATGACTGGTGGGCCTAGAGCAGGGTCAGGACAGAGTGGGGCGTCCCCCAGCACTGACCACGGGCGTGccagcccctcctgcctcctcctctggggGCAAGTCAGAGGTGGAGTCAGCCTTGTTGTCGTCCTTGTCCTCCTCAGGGTCAGGTGGCTCTTGCTTCACTGCTGGCAGGCCTGGGTCTACTGCCTGGGAGAGGCGGGAAATTGGCAGCTGTCAGAAGGGCAGGGCTGGCCTGAGGAAAGTGTCCCTACCAGCCAACCTGTCCCTGTGCTGACACTCCGTCACACCTGAGCACAGAAAAACCATCACTGTCTACAGACCTTTCCCATTCCTCAcagatttccatttttctgttaaGTGGGCGGCAAAGCAGGCCAAACTAGTTGCCTGGGGAGGGTGAGGCATCTGTCAGACAGGCGGGATAATTCTGTGAGAGGCTGTCATCAGCACACCTATTACTGTGTTCAAAGAACCACCATCATGGCTCCCCATCACTCTGCTCACAGACCACCCATCACTGACCCCCACCTTGCTGGGGCAGCCAGGCAGCAATACAGGAGAAGTCAGGATGGCTGTGCCAGGTGTCCAGTCTTCCTGGGCATCCGCCTTCTCTTGCTTCACCTGGGGTAAGGCCACAACCCAACTCAGGCCAGGGCACTGGGCCTCCTGTGTGGAGGAGGATGGCAGCAGACTTGGTCCCAGCTTCCCTGCACGAGGCTGGGTGGGGTTAGGAAGGGCAGGATAAGGCGGGACCCTCACCTGCAACCGAGTTTCTGTGGAAGCCGGGGCTGGGCCAGGCACCTGCACGGGACTGCTTGCACCCTCCCGTAAGAACACAAGGTCAGTGCCAGGTGGGGGCAGCACAAAGCCACTGCCTGCTTCCTCCTTCACTGGAGTCTGGGCTCGGTCTGGTTGAGCTGCGGGTGTGGCCAAGGGAGGCTTCAGGGTCTGACCCAGATGGGGCCTTCGAGTAGAGCCAGGCCTCTTTCGACGAGGGTGAGCTGGGGGCGGCGATGCCCCATCTTCGGACCCTGCCCAGACACTTGGCAGCAGCCGCTTCTGTGAGGAGAGGTGGCACGTTATGGCCACCAGGTACAATACTACCCTGCTCTGATTGATGCGCCCAACCCCGTCAGTTCCAGCACGGAATCTCCTTATGGACGAGCCGCTCATCACACAGGCTGTGAGTCTCCTATCAGCAATGACAGTACCTCCTAGTTTCCTCATTTATCCCAGCATAACGTCTGCTAATTGGTGGCAAACCCACCGCCCCACCGACCACTCTGAGGCTGCAGGACCCACTAGAGGTCTGCCCGCCCCTCCCAGGCATCAGGTGGCAGGGGGCATGAGGGGGAGACTGGCACTATTCCTCCCACCCACCAGACCCTTCCTGCTACACCCACCATAGCAAACTGCAGGCACTGGCGCCAGCGACACTTCTGGCGCTTCTGGTTGCTGCCCCCAAACTTGGGCTTGTCACAGCAGAAGTCGCAGTGGCCACAGTCCATCCGCCGCAGGCAGGCTGCACAGGTCCCACACTTGCGGTTCTGCCGACGGTTTGTGTAAGGCTGCTGGGAACAGGAGGTGTGGGGCTGTCACTAGGATAGTGACAACGCTGCTCCTGTTGCTCGTCCACCAGCCCCACTGGAGGGAACTGGCTCCCACTAGTCACACCTCCTGTCTGCGAGTCCAGCGCCAGGCGGTATCACTGTCCTGGAAGGTCCTTGATACCATGAGCACGGTGGCTGCTTCAATACAGTATCCATCATTCTATCTGCTGGTCCCCCACTAGCTACCAAGATAACGTCTCTGACCCCCGCCTCCAGCAGAATTTTGCAGATGCCCATTAGCTCCCATCGCTGCGCCCGCTCATCCTATGCGGACTTCGGGCACTGTGCCAGCTTTTCCTCTGTGAGCCCCATCAGAGCGTTGGTTCATCTGACACCAGGTCCTGTCACTGCACCTGGGGGTCCCATATTAGTTCCTACCCCACTGTCTGCTCAGCCCATACTAGTATCCATCACTGTACTTTACTACTCCCCTATTAGGCCCATTGCAGCATCTGCTTCTTTGGGTTAACCAAGCGCCCTGGGAGAGTCTATTCAGGTAGGGTGAGGCCACTCACTAGCTCGTCCTCGTCTACACAGTAATAGATGAATTCAGCAGGTGGCGAGGGGGCCAGGGCTCTGGGGTGCTGCAGAGGCAAATGGGGTGGGGTCAGGGCAGGTAGCTGGTGAGGTTACGGTTGTGCCGTCCCCCTGCCCACCAGGGCCTCACCAGCTCCGGAGACTCTGGAGGCTGCGGTGGGGGAGGTGGAGGCGGTGACTGGGCTCGGGGTGGACGCCGCCGGGGCACCACCTTGGAGTCGCAGCCTCCCCTGCGGCGGCCGTGTTTACCCTGAGAGAAAGGCAGAAGGCAAGTTTAGGCTTGGCGGCACCAGGCAGACACAGACCACCGCCCTCCCCTCAGGTGTGCAGAAAGCATGCGAGGGGGACAGGCAGGCAGAGTGTGGGCTGGGGCACTCACAGCAGGGGGAGCCACAGCCAGGGGAGGGCGTCGTTGACATCGCTGATGGTGGCGACGGAGGCGGTGAGCAAGGTGCTGGCAGACAAGGGCAGATAGGTGAAGCCAGAGCGGTGAGTGTGAGGTGGGGGAGAAAAGAAGACATGAGGTGGGCAAGGCCAGGTGGAAAGAcggaagcagcagcagcttcaaccACAGTGTAAGCGCTGCCCCAGCCCCCCACTGCACAGCCCCCACTGGCCGCTCCACTCTGACTTACCCGGAGGCAGCGCCGCTGGACGCACTTCCACTGGCGCCGGAGACCGGGGCGCGGAGGGCGAAGGCAGACTCGACAGCGGCCACAGTCCTCTCGGGTCTGACAGCCCCGGCACACTCCACACCCTCGGCTCTGTGGGGGCCGGAGGTGTGAAGCGTGGGGCCAGGGCTGAGGGCCAGGAGCACGGGTGAGCCTTGGGCCCACCCCAGCTGCCTGACTCACCCTTTCCACAATGCGGAGGCACCGTCTTCGCTCACACTTGCAGAACAGCCCCGAGGCCACATCATGGGGCAACTGCAGGAGGCAGGTGGAGCAGGCCCCACAGTCTTCCTTTACCTGGCAGGCCGTGCACTCCCCGCAGCCCACACGCTGCCAGGAATGGGTGGGGCAAGGTCACGGGTCCAAGCGGAGTGGCTCCAGGAGCACTGCCCCTCACGTGTCTGCTGACCCCACATTGGCCCCTATCACCACGTCTGCTGGTCCCCCGTCTGCCTCATCACTGTCTGGTAACTAGTGATTAGCCACCATCACTGAGGCCGTAAACAACGTCTACTCTCCCCTGTGACCCTTATCACAGTGTCTACTGATTAACTTCCATTACTGTCGACTGCCTGCAGCCAGCTCCCTACAAAATGACCCTGACATCCAGTGGATCCATCACTGTTCCTTCAGACTCTGACCAGCCCCCATCACATCCTGCTCCC encodes:
- the MBD1 gene encoding methyl-CpG-binding domain protein 1 isoform X16, giving the protein MAEDWLDCPALGPGWKRREVFRKSGATCGRSDTYYQSPTGDRIRSKVELTRYLGPACDLTLFDFKQGVLCYPSPKAQSLAITSRKRKKPSKPAKARKCQVGPQKSEVRKEAPRDDSKADTDTVPASLPAPGCCENCGISFSGDGTRRQRLKTLCKDCRAQRIAFNREQRMFKRVGCGECTACQVKEDCGACSTCLLQLPHDVASGLFCKCERRRCLRIVERSRGCGVCRGCQTREDCGRCRVCLRPPRPGLRRQWKCVQRRCLRHLAHRLRRHHQRCQRRPPLAVAPPAGKHGRRRGGCDSKVVPRRRPPRAQSPPPPPPPQPPESPELHPRALAPSPPAEFIYYCVDEDELQPYTNRRQNRKCGTCAACLRRMDCGHCDFCCDKPKFGGSNQKRQKCRWRQCLQFAMKRLLPSVWAGSEDGASPPPAHPRRKRPGSTRRPHLGQTLKPPLATPAAQPDRAQTPVKEEAGSGFVLPPPGTDLVFLREGASSPVQVPGPAPASTETRLQEAQCPGLSWVVALPQVKQEKADAQEDWTPGTAILTSPVLLPGCPSKAVDPGLPAVKQEPPDPEEDKDDNKADSTSDLPPEEEAGGAGTPVITEIFSLGGTRLRDTAVWLPSLQGRQSGREDGCKKWETEDTLAPMSTSWKPQGWPGSHVSLSPPPTSVTWVSCRRSWCPSSQS
- the MBD1 gene encoding methyl-CpG-binding domain protein 1 isoform X32, translated to MAEDWLDCPALGPGWKRREVFRKSGATCGRSDTYYQSPTGDRIRSKVELTRYLGPACDLTLFDFKQGVLCYPSPKAQSLAITSRKRKKPSKPAKARKCQVGPQKSEVRKEAPRDDSKADTDTVPASLPAPGCCENCGISFSGDGTRRQRLKTLCKDCRAQRIAFNREQRMFKRVGCGECTACQVKEDCGACSTCLLQLPHDVASGLFCKCERRRCLRIVERSRGCGVCRGCQTREDCGRCRVCLRPPRPGLRRQWKCVQRRCLRGKHGRRRGGCDSKVVPRRRPPRAQSPPPPPPPQPPESPELHPRALAPSPPAEFIYYCVDEDELQPYTNRRQNRKCGTCAACLRRMDCGHCDFCCDKPKFGGSNQKRQKCRWRQCLQFAMKRLLPSVWAGSEDGASPPPAHPRRKRPGSTRRPHLGQTLKPPLATPAAQPDRAQTPVKEEAGSGFVLPPPGTDLVFLREGASSPVQVPGPAPASTETRLQAVDPGLPAVKQEPPDPEEDKDDNKADSTSDLPPEEEAGGAGTPVITEIFSLGGTRLRDTAVWLPSLQGRQSGREDGCKKWETEDTLAPMSTSWKPQGWPGSHVSLSPPPTSVTWVSCRRSWCPSSQS
- the MBD1 gene encoding methyl-CpG-binding domain protein 1 isoform X18; its protein translation is MAEDWLDCPALGPGWKRREVFRKSGATCGRSDTYYQSPTGDRIRSKVELTRYLGPACDLTLFDFKQGVLCYPSPKAQSLAITSRKRKKPSKPAKARKCQVGPQKSEVRKEAPRDDSKADTDTVPASLPAPGCCENCGISFSGDGTRRQRLKTLCKDCRAQRIAFNREQRMFKRVGCGECTACQVKEDCGACSTCLLQLPHDVASGLFCKCERRRCLRIVERSRGCGVCRGCQTREDCGRCRVCLRPPRPGLRRQWKCVQRRCLRHLAHRLRRHHQRCQRRPPLAVAPPAGKHGRRRGGCDSKVVPRRRPPRAQSPPPPPPPQPPESPELQPYTNRRQNRKCGTCAACLRRMDCGHCDFCCDKPKFGGSNQKRQKCRWRQCLQFAMKRLLPSVWAGSEDGASPPPAHPRRKRPGSTRRPHLGQTLKPPLATPAAQPDRAQTPVKEEAGSGFVLPPPGTDLVFLREGASSPVQVPGPAPASTETRLQEAQCPGLSWVVALPQVKQEKADAQEDWTPGTAILTSPVLLPGCPSKAVDPGLPAVKQEPPDPEEDKDDNKADSTSDLPPEEEAGGAGTPVITEIFSLGGTRLRDTAVWLPSLQGRQSGREDGCKKWETEDTLAPMSTSWKPQGWPGSHVSLSPPPTSVTWVSCRRSWCPSSQS
- the MBD1 gene encoding methyl-CpG-binding domain protein 1 isoform X31 produces the protein MAEDWLDCPALGPGWKRREVFRKSGATCGRSDTYYQSPTGDRIRSKVELTRYLGPACDLTLFDFKQGVLCYPSPKAQSLAITSRKRKKPSKPAKARKCQVGPQKSEVRKEAPRDDSKADTDTVPASLPAPGCCENCGISFSGDGTRRQRLKTLCKDCRAQRIAFNREQRMFKRVGCGECTACQVKEDCGACSTCLLQLPHDVASGLFCKCERRRCLRIVERSRGCGVCRGCQTREDCGRCRVCLRPPRPGLRRQWKCVQRRCLRHLAHRLRRHHQRCQRRPPLAVAPPAGKHGRRRGGCDSKVVPRRRPPRAQSPPPPPPPQPPESPELQPYTNRRQNRKCGTCAACLRRMDCGHCDFCCDKPKFGGSNQKRQKCRWRQCLQFAMKRLLPSVWAGSEDGASPPPAHPRRKRPGSTRRPHLGQTLKPPLATPAAQPDRAQTPVKEEAGSGFVLPPPGTDLVFLREGASSPVQVPGPAPASTETRLQAVDPGLPAVKQEPPDPEEDKDDNKADSTSDLPPEEEAGGAGTPVITEIFSLGGTRLRDTAVWLPSLQGRQSGREDGCKKWETEDTLAPMSTSWKPQGWPGSHVSLSPPPTSVTWVSCRRSWCPSSQS
- the MBD1 gene encoding methyl-CpG-binding domain protein 1 isoform X17; translation: MAEDWLDCPALGPGWKRREVFRKSGATCGRSDTYYQSPTGDRIRSKVELTRYLGPACDLTLFDFKQGVLCYPSPKAQSLAITSRKRKKPSKPAKARKCQVGPQKSEVRKEAPRDDSKADTDTVPASLPAPGCCENCGISFSGDGTRRQRLKTLCKDCRAQRIAFNREQRMFKRVGCGECTACQVKEDCGACSTCLLQLPHDVASGLFCKCERRRCLRIVERSRGCGVCRGCQTREDCGRCRVCLRPPRPGLRRQWKCVQRRCLRHLAHRLRRHHQRCQRRPPLAVAPPAGKHGRRRGGCDSKVVPRRRPPRAQSPPPPPPPQPPESPELHPRALAPSPPAEFIYYCVDEDELQPYTNRRQNRKCGTCAACLRRMDCGHCDFCCDKPKFGGSNQKRQKCRWRQCLQFAMKRLLPSVWAGSEDGASPPPAHPRRKRPGSTRRPHLGQTLKPPLATPAAQPDRAQTPVKEEAGSGFVLPPPGTDLVFLREGASSPVQVPGPAPASTETRLQVKQEKADAQEDWTPGTAILTSPVLLPGCPSKAVDPGLPAVKQEPPDPEEDKDDNKADSTSDLPPEEEAGGAGTPVITEIFSLGGTRLRDTAVWLPSLQGRQSGREDGCKKWETEDTLAPMSTSWKPQGWPGSHVSLSPPPTSVTWVSCRRSWCPSSQS
- the MBD1 gene encoding methyl-CpG-binding domain protein 1 isoform X20; the encoded protein is MAEDWLDCPALGPGWKRREVFRKSGATCGRSDTYYQSPTGDRIRSKVELTRYLGPACDLTLFDFKQGVLCYPSPKAQSLAITSRKRKKPSKPAKARKCQVGPQKSEVRKEAPRDDSKADTDTVPASLPAPGCCENCGISFSGDGTRRQRLKTLCKDCRAQRIAFNREQRMFKRVGCGECTACQVKEDCGACSTCLLQLPHDVASGLFCKCERRRCLRIVERSRGCGVCRGCQTREDCGRCRVCLRPPRPGLRRQWKCVQRRCLRGKHGRRRGGCDSKVVPRRRPPRAQSPPPPPPPQPPESPELHPRALAPSPPAEFIYYCVDEDELPYTNRRQNRKCGTCAACLRRMDCGHCDFCCDKPKFGGSNQKRQKCRWRQCLQFAMKRLLPSVWAGSEDGASPPPAHPRRKRPGSTRRPHLGQTLKPPLATPAAQPDRAQTPVKEEAGSGFVLPPPGTDLVFLREGASSPVQVPGPAPASTETRLQEAQCPGLSWVVALPQVKQEKADAQEDWTPGTAILTSPVLLPGCPSKAVDPGLPAVKQEPPDPEEDKDDNKADSTSDLPPEEEAGGAGTPVITEIFSLGGTRLRDTAVWLPSLQGRQSGREDGCKKWETEDTLAPMSTSWKPQGWPGSHVSLSPPPTSVTWVSCRRSWCPSSQS
- the MBD1 gene encoding methyl-CpG-binding domain protein 1 isoform X24, producing the protein MAEDWLDCPALGPGWKRREVFRKSGATCGRSDTYYQSPTGDRIRSKVELTRYLGPACDLTLFDFKQGVLCYPSPKAQSLAITSRKRKKPSKPAKARKCQVGPQKSEVRKEAPRDDSKADTDTVPASLPAPGCCENCGISFSGDGTRRQRLKTLCKDCRAQRIAFNREQRMFKRVGCGECTACQVKEDCGACSTCLLQLPHDVASGLFCKCERRRCLRIVERSRGCGVCRGCQTREDCGRCRVCLRPPRPGLRRQWKCVQRRCLRHLAHRLRRHHQRCQRRPPLAVAPPAGKHGRRRGGCDSKVVPRRRPPRAQSPPPPPPPQPPESPELHPRALAPSPPAEFIYYCVDEDELQPYTNRRQNRKCGTCAACLRRMDCGHCDFCCDKPKFGGSNQKRQKCRWRQCLQFAMKRLLPSVWAGSEDGASPPPAHPRRKRPGSTRRPHLGQTLKPPLATPAAQPDRAQTPVKEEAGSGFVLPPPGTDLVFLREGASSPVQVPGPAPASTETRLQAVDPGLPAVKQEPPDPEEDKDDNKADSTSDLPPEEEAGGAGTPVITEIFSLGGTRLRDTAVWLPSLQGRQSGREDGCKKWETEDTLAPMSTSWKPQGWPGSHVSLSPPPTSVTWVSCRRSWCPSSQS
- the MBD1 gene encoding methyl-CpG-binding domain protein 1 isoform X19 yields the protein MAEDWLDCPALGPGWKRREVFRKSGATCGRSDTYYQSPTGDRIRSKVELTRYLGPACDLTLFDFKQGVLCYPSPKAQSLAITSRKRKKPSKPAKARKCQVGPQKSEVRKEAPRDDSKADTDTVPASLPAPGCCENCGISFSGDGTRRQRLKTLCKDCRAQRIAFNREQRMFKRVGCGECTACQVKEDCGACSTCLLQLPHDVASGLFCKCERRRCLRIVERSRGCGVCRGCQTREDCGRCRVCLRPPRPGLRRQWKCVQRRCLRGKHGRRRGGCDSKVVPRRRPPRAQSPPPPPPPQPPESPELHPRALAPSPPAEFIYYCVDEDELQPYTNRRQNRKCGTCAACLRRMDCGHCDFCCDKPKFGGSNQKRQKCRWRQCLQFAMKRLLPSVWAGSEDGASPPPAHPRRKRPGSTRRPHLGQTLKPPLATPAAQPDRAQTPVKEEAGSGFVLPPPGTDLVFLREGASSPVQVPGPAPASTETRLQEAQCPGLSWVVALPQVKQEKADAQEDWTPGTAILTSPVLLPGCPSKAVDPGLPAVKQEPPDPEEDKDDNKADSTSDLPPEEEAGGAGTPVITEIFSLGGTRLRDTAVWLPSLQGRQSGREDGCKKWETEDTLAPMSTSWKPQGWPGSHVSLSPPPTSVTWVSCRRSWCPSSQS
- the MBD1 gene encoding methyl-CpG-binding domain protein 1 isoform X22, producing the protein MAEDWLDCPALGPGWKRREVFRKSGATCGRSDTYYQSPTGDRIRSKVELTRYLGPACDLTLFDFKQGVLCYPSPKAQSLAITSRKRKKPSKPAKARKCQVGPQKSEVRKEAPRDDSKADTDTVPASLPAPGCCENCGISFSGDGTRRQRLKTLCKDCRAQRIAFNREQRMFKRVGCGECTACQVKEDCGACSTCLLQLPHDVASGLFCKCERRRCLRIVERSRGCGVCRGCQTREDCGRCRVCLRPPRPGLRRQWKCVQRRCLRGKHGRRRGGCDSKVVPRRRPPRAQSPPPPPPPQPPESPELHPRALAPSPPAEFIYYCVDEDELQPYTNRRQNRKCGTCAACLRRMDCGHCDFCCDKPKFGGSNQKRQKCRWRQCLQFAMKRLLPSVWAGSEDGASPPPAHPRRKRPGSTRRPHLGQTLKPPLATPAAQPDRAQTPVKEEAGSGFVLPPPGTDLVFLREGASSPVQVPGPAPASTETRLQVKQEKADAQEDWTPGTAILTSPVLLPGCPSKAVDPGLPAVKQEPPDPEEDKDDNKADSTSDLPPEEEAGGAGTPVITEIFSLGGTRLRDTAVWLPSLQGRQSGREDGCKKWETEDTLAPMSTSWKPQGWPGSHVSLSPPPTSVTWVSCRRSWCPSSQS
- the MBD1 gene encoding methyl-CpG-binding domain protein 1 isoform X41, whose protein sequence is MAEDWLDCPALGPGWKRREVFRKSGATCGRSDTYYQSPTGDRIRSKVELTRYLGPACDLTLFDFKQGVLCYPSPKAQSLAITSRKRKKPSKPAKARKCQVGPQKSEVRKEAPRDDSKADTDTVPASLPAPGCCENCGISFSGDGTRRQRLKTLCKDCRAQRIAFNREQRMFKRVGCGECTACQVKEDCGACSTCLLQLPHDVASGLFCKCERRRCLRIVERSRGCGVCRGCQTREDCGRCRVCLRPPRPGLRRQWKCVQRRCLRGKHGRRRGGCDSKVVPRRRPPRAQSPPPPPPPQPPESPELQPYTNRRQNRKCGTCAACLRRMDCGHCDFCCDKPKFGGSNQKRQKCRWRQCLQFAMKRLLPSVWAGSEDGASPPPAHPRRKRPGSTRRPHLGQTLKPPLATPAAQPDRAQTPVKEEAGSGFVLPPPGTDLVFLREGASSPVQVPGPAPASTETRLQAVDPGLPAVKQEPPDPEEDKDDNKADSTSDLPPEEEAGGAGTPVITEIFSLGGTRLRDTAVWLPSLQGRQSGREDGCKKWETEDTLAPMSTSWKPQGWPGSHVSLSPPPTSVTWVSCRRSWCPSSQS
- the MBD1 gene encoding methyl-CpG-binding domain protein 1 isoform X23 — protein: MAEDWLDCPALGPGWKRREVFRKSGATCGRSDTYYQSPTGDRIRSKVELTRYLGPACDLTLFDFKQGVLCYPSPKAQSLAITSRKRKKPSKPAKARKCQVGPQKSEVRKEAPRDDSKADTDTVPASLPAPGCCENCGISFSGDGTRRQRLKTLCKDCRAQRIAFNREQRMFKRVGCGECTACQVKEDCGACSTCLLQLPHDVASGLFCKCERRRCLRIVERSRGCGVCRGCQTREDCGRCRVCLRPPRPGLRRQWKCVQRRCLRHLAHRLRRHHQRCQRRPPLAVAPPAGKHGRRRGGCDSKVVPRRRPPRAQSPPPPPPPQPPESPELHPRALAPSPPAEFIYYCVDEDELQPYTNRRQNRKCGTCAACLRRMDCGHCDFCCDKPKFGGSNQKRQKCRWRQCLQFAMKRLLPSVWAGSEDGASPPPAHPRRKRPGSTRRPHLGQTLKPPLATPAAQPDRAQTPVKEEAGSGFVLPPPGTDLVFLREGASSPVQVPGPAPASTETRLQEAQCPGLSWVVALPQVKQEKADAQEDWTPGTAILTSPVLLPGCPSKAVDPGLPAVKQEPPDPEEDKDDNKADSTSDLPPEEEAGGAGTPVITEIFSLGGTRLRDTAVWLPRAGNREGKMDVKSGRRRTHWRP